In Camelina sativa cultivar DH55 chromosome 16, Cs, whole genome shotgun sequence, a single window of DNA contains:
- the LOC104752692 gene encoding cyclin-dependent kinases regulatory subunit 2, producing the protein MGQIQYSDKYFDDIYEYRHVVLPPEVAKHLPKNRILAESEWRAIGVQQSRGWVHYAIHRPEPHIMLFRRPLNYQQDHQAQNLIAK; encoded by the exons ATGGGTCAGATCCAGTACTCAGACAAATACTTCGATGATATTTATGAATACAG GCACGTCGTCCTTCCTCCGGAAGTGGCTAAGCATTTACCTAAGAATCGTATCCTCGCGGAA agtgAATGGAGAGCTATAGGAGTGCAGCAAAGCCGTGGTTGGGTTCATTACGCCATTCATCGTCCTGAGCCACACATCATGCTCTTCAGGAGGCCACTTAACTACCAGCAGGACCATCAAGCTCAGAATCTCATTGctaagtag